From Algoriphagus sp. NG3, the proteins below share one genomic window:
- a CDS encoding S1 RNA-binding domain-containing protein, with the protein MKELGLISKLPINRFTDFGAYLALSSGEELLLPKGYLIGEEKEGDEIEVFVYTDSEDRPVAVTQKPLALLDEFAVLEAKEVTSFGAFVDWGLPKDLFVPKAEMGKNMEVGEKYLIKVCVDYKTNRLIGVSKYKDFLRLAPLDWEAGKELEGVIFEETDLGFKVLIEDEYEGLLYKNEVFQPLQLGEKRKVYIKKNREDGKLDLQLLAPGRVKYDEGSEKILAILEEKGFLPLHDKSAPEEIQEQLGMSKKHFKQCIGQLYKAKMIQIQPDGIRLNASN; encoded by the coding sequence ATGAAGGAACTCGGTTTAATTTCAAAATTACCCATCAATAGATTTACGGATTTCGGTGCTTATCTGGCCCTGAGCTCAGGAGAAGAGCTTTTACTTCCCAAGGGCTACCTCATTGGAGAAGAGAAAGAAGGAGACGAAATTGAAGTGTTTGTCTATACGGACAGTGAGGACCGTCCGGTAGCAGTCACCCAAAAGCCACTCGCACTTCTGGATGAATTTGCCGTGCTGGAAGCCAAAGAAGTCACCTCCTTCGGAGCTTTTGTGGACTGGGGGCTGCCCAAGGATCTCTTTGTGCCAAAAGCTGAAATGGGCAAGAACATGGAAGTTGGGGAGAAATACCTCATCAAAGTCTGTGTGGATTATAAGACCAACCGCTTGATAGGAGTGAGTAAATACAAGGATTTTCTCCGTTTGGCTCCCTTGGACTGGGAAGCTGGAAAAGAACTGGAAGGAGTGATCTTTGAAGAAACGGACTTAGGGTTCAAGGTTTTGATCGAAGATGAGTACGAAGGGCTGCTTTACAAAAATGAGGTTTTCCAACCTCTGCAACTGGGAGAAAAACGTAAAGTCTATATCAAAAAGAACAGGGAAGACGGTAAGCTGGACTTACAGCTACTGGCACCTGGCAGGGTGAAATATGACGAGGGGTCGGAAAAGATACTTGCTATTCTAGAGGAGAAAGGTTTCTTGCCGCTGCATGACAAATCAGCCCCTGAAGAGATTCAGGAGCAACTGGGAATGAGCAAAAAGCATTTCAAACAATGCATAGGACAGCTTTATAAAGCTAAGATGATTCAGATCCAGCCCGATGGGATCAGACTAAATGCATCGAATTAA
- a CDS encoding 3-hydroxybutyryl-CoA dehydrogenase, translated as MKNISVIGSGTMGNGIAHLFAQHGYEVSLIDIKQEFLDKAKATITKNLDRQVSKALISEEEKTAALARIKTFTELESGVKSADLVVEAATETMEIKLDLFRQMDQFSPNEAILASNTSSISITKIASVTNRPEQVIGMHFMNPVPVMKLVEVIRGYATSDEVTSKIMKLSADLSKDPVEVNDYPGFVANRILMPMINEAIYSLYERVAGVQEIDTVMKLGMAHPMGPLQLADFIGLDVCLSILKVLHEGFGNPKYAPCPLLINMVQAGYKGVKSGEGFYKYTAGSKDSIVSPRFSK; from the coding sequence ATGAAAAACATCTCAGTTATAGGTTCAGGCACTATGGGCAACGGCATTGCCCACCTTTTTGCGCAGCATGGCTATGAAGTGAGCCTGATTGATATCAAGCAGGAGTTCCTGGACAAAGCCAAGGCTACAATAACCAAAAATCTGGACAGACAGGTAAGCAAAGCACTGATCTCAGAAGAGGAAAAAACGGCGGCTTTGGCTAGGATCAAGACGTTCACTGAATTGGAGTCAGGGGTGAAATCAGCCGATCTGGTAGTGGAAGCCGCTACTGAAACCATGGAAATAAAATTGGACCTGTTCCGCCAAATGGATCAATTCAGTCCCAATGAAGCTATTCTGGCGAGCAATACTTCTTCTATATCCATTACCAAAATAGCTTCTGTGACCAATAGACCGGAGCAGGTAATCGGCATGCATTTTATGAACCCGGTGCCGGTAATGAAACTGGTGGAAGTGATCCGTGGCTATGCGACTTCGGATGAGGTGACAAGCAAGATCATGAAGCTTTCGGCTGATTTGTCCAAGGATCCTGTGGAAGTAAATGATTATCCCGGATTTGTGGCAAACAGGATCCTGATGCCTATGATCAATGAGGCTATATATTCCCTCTATGAACGAGTGGCGGGAGTGCAGGAAATCGATACCGTGATGAAGCTAGGCATGGCCCATCCCATGGGGCCATTGCAGCTTGCAGATTTCATAGGGTTGGATGTATGTCTTTCCATCCTCAAAGTTCTTCATGAGGGCTTTGGCAACCCTAAATATGCTCCCTGTCCTTTGCTGATCAATATGGTGCAAGCCGGATATAAAGGAGTGAAGTCCGGTGAAGGTTTTTACAAATATACTGCTGGGAGTAAAGATTCGATTGTTTCCCCACGCTTCTCAAAATAA
- a CDS encoding deoxynucleoside kinase has translation MHIAVSGNIGSGKTTLTAKLARHYGWKAEFEAVDENPYLTDFYEDMQRWSFHLQVYFLNSRFNQLKEIQQSGTPTIQDRTIYEDAYIFAENLYKSKLLSERDYQNYQSLFSSMIAHVKAPDLLIYLKADIPKLVGQIEKRGRSYETTMRIDYLKNLNIHYEDWIAGYKEGKLLIIDVNNLDFVENPGDFSLVLEKVEREIFGLFS, from the coding sequence ATGCACATCGCTGTATCCGGAAATATAGGTAGTGGAAAAACCACCCTTACCGCAAAACTTGCCAGGCACTACGGTTGGAAAGCTGAATTCGAAGCTGTAGATGAAAACCCTTATCTCACTGATTTTTATGAGGATATGCAGCGTTGGTCTTTTCATCTTCAGGTGTATTTTCTGAATTCCAGATTCAACCAACTTAAGGAAATCCAGCAAAGCGGTACCCCTACCATTCAGGACAGAACCATCTATGAAGATGCCTATATCTTTGCGGAGAACCTGTATAAAAGCAAGTTGCTCTCGGAGCGTGATTACCAAAACTACCAGAGTTTATTCAGCAGCATGATAGCCCACGTAAAAGCTCCCGATCTTTTGATTTATCTCAAGGCAGATATCCCAAAGTTGGTGGGGCAGATCGAAAAAAGGGGAAGAAGCTATGAGACGACAATGCGTATAGATTATCTGAAAAATCTCAATATCCATTATGAAGACTGGATTGCCGGCTATAAGGAAGGAAAGCTATTGATTATAGATGTCAATAACCTTGATTTTGTGGAAAACCCTGGAGATTTCTCATTGGTGTTGGAAAAAGTGGAGCGGGAGATATTTGGGTTGTTTTCTTGA
- a CDS encoding Hpt domain-containing protein, with protein sequence MYQLISEQAIYQYFGDDDPEMIKEMVQIILDTNIQDLKDLPAFYEKGDFITIKKRCHKAKPSMSYIGAQQTRKILEAIENQPETSHALNEELQDKLILIESELISFLDTI encoded by the coding sequence ATGTATCAACTCATCAGCGAGCAAGCAATTTATCAGTACTTTGGGGACGATGATCCCGAAATGATAAAAGAGATGGTCCAGATAATCCTGGACACCAATATCCAAGATTTAAAGGATCTTCCCGCATTTTATGAAAAAGGAGACTTCATCACCATCAAAAAACGCTGTCACAAAGCTAAACCTAGTATGAGTTACATAGGCGCCCAACAGACCCGTAAAATCCTTGAGGCCATAGAAAATCAGCCGGAAACTTCCCATGCACTGAATGAGGAACTCCAAGACAAGCTTATCCTGATAGAATCCGAACTTATATCCTTTCTGGATACGATTTAA
- a CDS encoding S9 family peptidase has protein sequence MQRRLLFLPLLFIVLLEAKAQSELSVEHIMRDPAWMGTFPSRASWSDDSQTLYFQYNRDKDPADSLYKIILSDKNTISKVNWEELKSKKRDDADFNSDRTLRVYRHEKTLMLEDLAKQTSQMLMEWPENFSNPKFLANEQEIAFSSKSNIYIYNRATKTARKATNISTDSKPKEKADSEEKDTAWLQAENLELLEVVKERKEKEQLKSQYRDSFDKTEEDTFVYYTEGKSPVNLQLSPDGNFASFTIYTSSNNKNTKVPDYVDASGYTVDLNARSKVGTTPTKVEVGIYDLERDTVYFIDSSELPGIKDLPDYVKDYPEKTWEDNEREVSFSSLYFSPDGKQAIVNISSNDNKDRWIAAVDLRTGKLNTLDRQRDEAWIAGPGIGRSYYGGTLGWLPDSRYIYFQSEESGYSHLYLLDTKSGEKKALTSGDFEVFDPFLSKDKKSWYFTSSEVDPGERHFYKMPVMGGKAEKLTSMTGNNEVSLSPDEKKLAIVYSYSNKPAELYLQDNKAGAKADQLTSGQSDEFKAYNWREPQLVRFPAEDGAQVPARLYTPDPAKKNGAAVVFVHGAGYLQNVHKWWSSYFREYMFHNLLTDLGYTVLDIDYRGSAGYGRDWRTGIYRHMGGKDLSDQVDGVKYLIANHGVDSERVGLYGGSYGGFITLMALFNASDTFKSGAALRSVTDWAHYNHGYTSNILNTPEEDPIAYRRSSPIYFAEGLKGNLLMAHGMVDVNVHFQDVVRLSQRFIELGKDNWEMAIYPVEDHGFVEPSSWTDEYKRILKLFNETLLEE, from the coding sequence ATGCAGAGAAGATTACTCTTTCTGCCCTTGCTTTTCATAGTCCTTCTGGAAGCAAAGGCGCAATCCGAATTAAGTGTGGAACACATCATGAGAGACCCCGCCTGGATGGGTACCTTTCCCTCCAGGGCCTCTTGGAGCGATGATTCGCAAACTCTCTATTTCCAATACAACCGGGACAAAGATCCTGCCGACTCCCTGTACAAAATCATACTTTCTGATAAGAACACTATTTCCAAAGTGAATTGGGAGGAATTGAAATCAAAAAAACGGGACGACGCGGATTTCAACTCCGACAGGACATTGAGAGTTTACCGGCATGAAAAAACGCTAATGCTGGAAGATTTGGCCAAACAAACTTCCCAGATGCTGATGGAGTGGCCGGAGAATTTCTCCAATCCTAAGTTTCTGGCAAATGAGCAAGAAATCGCATTCTCGTCCAAGAGCAATATTTACATCTACAATAGAGCTACAAAAACAGCACGTAAAGCCACCAACATCTCCACTGATTCCAAACCTAAGGAAAAGGCAGACAGTGAAGAGAAGGATACAGCATGGCTGCAGGCAGAAAACCTGGAATTGCTAGAGGTGGTAAAGGAGAGAAAAGAAAAAGAGCAATTGAAAAGCCAATACCGGGATTCTTTTGACAAGACAGAGGAAGATACGTTTGTTTACTATACAGAAGGAAAATCCCCTGTGAATTTGCAGCTATCTCCTGATGGCAACTTTGCTTCATTCACTATCTATACCTCTTCCAATAATAAGAACACCAAGGTTCCTGATTATGTAGATGCCTCAGGATATACAGTGGATCTGAATGCCCGTTCAAAAGTAGGAACCACCCCTACGAAAGTAGAAGTGGGGATTTATGATCTAGAGCGCGATACGGTGTATTTCATCGATTCATCTGAGCTCCCGGGAATCAAGGATTTGCCTGATTATGTGAAGGACTATCCTGAAAAAACCTGGGAGGACAACGAACGTGAGGTTTCCTTTTCCAGTCTATACTTTTCACCGGATGGCAAGCAGGCTATAGTAAATATCAGTTCGAATGACAATAAAGACCGATGGATAGCGGCAGTAGATCTTAGGACAGGCAAACTAAACACCCTGGACCGTCAGAGAGATGAGGCTTGGATAGCAGGACCGGGAATAGGAAGATCTTACTATGGAGGTACTTTAGGCTGGTTGCCGGATAGCCGTTACATCTATTTTCAATCCGAAGAAAGCGGGTATTCACATCTATATTTGCTGGACACTAAGTCTGGGGAAAAGAAAGCCTTGACTTCTGGAGATTTTGAAGTATTCGATCCTTTCCTTTCCAAAGACAAAAAAAGCTGGTATTTCACCTCTTCAGAGGTGGATCCCGGGGAGCGACATTTTTATAAAATGCCAGTTATGGGCGGAAAAGCAGAAAAGCTGACATCCATGACAGGAAACAACGAGGTTTCACTTTCCCCTGATGAGAAAAAACTCGCTATAGTTTACTCTTACAGCAACAAGCCTGCGGAGCTTTATCTTCAGGACAATAAAGCCGGAGCAAAAGCAGATCAGTTGACTTCAGGTCAAAGTGACGAATTCAAAGCCTACAACTGGAGAGAACCTCAACTTGTAAGATTTCCTGCTGAAGATGGAGCTCAGGTACCAGCCAGATTATACACGCCAGATCCAGCCAAAAAGAACGGAGCGGCCGTGGTATTCGTGCATGGCGCTGGGTACTTGCAGAATGTACACAAATGGTGGAGCAGCTACTTTAGAGAATACATGTTCCACAACCTATTGACTGATCTGGGATATACAGTATTGGATATTGACTATCGTGGATCTGCGGGATATGGGAGAGACTGGAGAACGGGCATCTACCGCCATATGGGCGGGAAAGACCTTTCTGATCAAGTGGATGGAGTAAAATATCTAATTGCAAATCATGGGGTAGATTCTGAGCGAGTTGGATTATATGGAGGAAGCTACGGTGGTTTTATCACTTTGATGGCGCTTTTCAATGCTTCTGACACGTTCAAATCCGGAGCGGCTCTACGTTCCGTGACCGACTGGGCGCATTACAACCATGGGTATACCTCCAATATCCTGAACACTCCGGAAGAAGATCCCATCGCCTACCGACGCTCCTCTCCTATTTACTTTGCCGAGGGATTAAAAGGCAATTTGCTGATGGCCCATGGCATGGTGGATGTGAATGTGCATTTTCAGGATGTGGTGCGACTCTCCCAGCGATTCATTGAGTTGGGAAAGGATAACTGGGAGATGGCTATCTATCCTGTGGAAGACCATGGGTTTGTAGAACCAAGTTCCTGGACGGATGAGTACAAGAGGATTTTGAAGTTGTTCAATGAAACGCTATTGGAGGAGTAG
- a CDS encoding sugar phosphate isomerase/epimerase family protein: MKKINPFNCLTQTEILSSSNPRRDFLRRICLIGAAGYFMPSLTAEANSFGSNDYRYQIAVCDWMILKRQKLGAFALAKEIGADGIQLDMGGLGDRDTFDSKLNDPENVKQFLEESKSQNIAISSIAMSGFYGQSFANRPTVPQMVDDTLATMERMDIEIAYLPLGVDSDFSKEPGLREKVIQRLKEAGAKAQEMNKVIAVETALEAKEELAFLKEIDSPAIKSSFNFANAIKNGKVVEKELKILGKENIAQIHCSDTDGVWIENNPKLDMPKIKQTLDAMGWSGWLIIERSRDVNDVRNVKGNYGANARYMKDVFQPVA; this comes from the coding sequence ATGAAGAAGATTAATCCATTCAACTGCTTAACGCAAACCGAAATCCTTTCGAGTTCTAATCCTAGAAGGGACTTTTTGAGACGTATTTGTCTAATAGGGGCGGCAGGCTACTTTATGCCTTCCTTGACTGCTGAAGCCAATTCTTTTGGATCAAATGACTATCGATACCAAATAGCCGTTTGCGATTGGATGATTCTCAAGAGGCAAAAGCTAGGGGCATTTGCATTGGCCAAGGAAATTGGTGCTGACGGAATCCAATTGGATATGGGGGGATTGGGGGATAGGGACACCTTCGATTCCAAATTGAATGACCCTGAGAATGTGAAACAGTTTTTGGAGGAATCCAAATCCCAAAATATAGCAATCTCTTCCATCGCCATGTCAGGTTTCTATGGGCAGTCATTTGCCAATAGGCCGACTGTACCACAAATGGTCGACGATACGTTGGCAACCATGGAGCGTATGGATATTGAAATTGCCTATCTACCGTTGGGGGTCGATTCTGATTTTTCGAAAGAACCGGGTTTGCGGGAAAAGGTCATCCAACGACTCAAAGAAGCAGGGGCAAAAGCCCAGGAAATGAACAAGGTGATCGCGGTAGAAACAGCCTTGGAGGCAAAAGAAGAGCTGGCTTTCCTTAAGGAAATTGATAGTCCTGCTATAAAAAGTAGTTTCAACTTCGCCAATGCCATAAAAAATGGAAAAGTTGTTGAGAAAGAACTAAAAATACTGGGTAAAGAGAATATTGCACAAATCCACTGTTCTGATACGGATGGTGTCTGGATAGAAAACAATCCCAAGCTGGACATGCCAAAAATCAAGCAAACATTGGATGCGATGGGCTGGTCAGGTTGGCTGATCATAGAACGATCCCGCGATGTAAATGACGTGAGGAACGTAAAGGGGAACTACGGTGCAAATGCACGATATATGAAGGATGTATTCCAACCTGTGGCATAG
- a CDS encoding sialidase family protein, with translation MISQPKDFTILFLSILLLFGCREDSQVDWKSGILTDEFIFDEAPFPSCHSATIAETPSGLVSAWFGGTRERHPDVGIWLSRHENDGWTAPMEVANGVINDTLRYPTWNPVLYQVPDGGLLLFFKIGPKPSEWWGMLMSSNDDGITWSTPEKLPDGYIGPVKNKPVLLENGNLINASSTEGNGWKIHFEVTEDFGETWRKIGPLDKGPDDINAIQPSVLNHGNGKLQILCRTKSRRVATAWSEDYGETWTALELTSLPNNNSGTDAVTLHDGRHLLIYNHVLPPGEEAKGPRTPLNISQSKDGINWEASLILEDSDISQYSYPSIIQSSDGLVHAVYTWRREKIKYVKIDPDKLNREEIVSLDWPGIEKKESDKPLIHEED, from the coding sequence ATGATATCACAGCCTAAAGACTTCACAATTTTGTTTCTGTCCATCCTACTTTTGTTTGGGTGCCGGGAGGATTCCCAAGTAGATTGGAAATCTGGTATTTTGACAGACGAGTTTATATTTGATGAAGCCCCATTTCCTTCTTGCCATTCTGCTACTATAGCCGAGACCCCCTCTGGTCTAGTCTCGGCATGGTTTGGGGGAACCCGTGAAAGGCATCCCGATGTGGGGATATGGCTGAGCCGCCATGAAAATGACGGCTGGACTGCGCCGATGGAAGTTGCCAATGGTGTGATCAATGACACCCTTCGGTATCCTACTTGGAACCCTGTACTTTATCAAGTACCTGATGGTGGGCTGCTGTTGTTTTTCAAAATAGGCCCCAAACCATCAGAATGGTGGGGCATGTTGATGTCCTCCAATGATGATGGGATAACCTGGTCAACTCCCGAAAAATTACCAGATGGATACATAGGCCCGGTAAAGAATAAGCCTGTTTTATTGGAAAACGGCAACTTGATAAATGCAAGTAGTACAGAGGGAAATGGCTGGAAAATCCATTTTGAAGTGACTGAAGACTTTGGGGAAACATGGAGAAAAATTGGTCCACTGGACAAAGGGCCGGATGATATCAACGCTATCCAACCAAGTGTACTCAACCATGGAAATGGAAAATTACAAATCCTTTGTAGGACAAAAAGCAGACGGGTGGCTACTGCCTGGTCGGAAGATTATGGGGAAACGTGGACAGCACTTGAATTGACCTCTCTTCCAAATAACAACTCGGGAACTGATGCAGTGACCTTGCACGATGGAAGGCATTTATTGATCTACAACCATGTATTGCCGCCTGGAGAAGAAGCCAAAGGGCCAAGAACTCCCCTGAATATTTCCCAATCAAAAGATGGAATCAATTGGGAAGCATCATTGATTCTGGAAGACTCTGATATTAGCCAGTATTCCTACCCATCCATCATCCAGAGTTCCGATGGATTGGTACACGCTGTTTATACCTGGAGAAGGGAAAAGATAAAGTATGTAAAAATTGATCCCGATAAGTTGAATCGAGAAGAAATAGTATCCCTTGATTGGCCGGGGATAGAAAAGAAAGAATCAGACAAACCACTTATTCATGAAGAAGATTAA
- a CDS encoding GntR family transcriptional regulator, producing the protein MLLTSDVIRIDPDSRVPKYQQIVNSITENIEKDYYIIGEKIPSINEISEELYLSRDTVEKAYNLLKKRKVIVSVKGKGYYVAKNVSHKQLKVLFLINKLSNYKLQIYNSFISSLGSDASIELKLYHCDADILYNLLQENKDAFDYYIVMPHFKDENNQHQSGNDRVITALKEIPKDKLILMDNHIPALGEEVAAIYQDFKSDMYDAMEEGIEKLKKYEKIILVYPENEVYPYPQELKNGFIQFCRCHDFEFEVISTIYPEMEFGRSDAYITIEENDLVSLIEQVREHNLELGKDIGIISYNETPLKKLLGITVMSTNFKAMGETAAYMIKRKKTDVVRNVFNFIDRGSV; encoded by the coding sequence ATGCTATTGACCTCAGATGTAATTAGGATAGATCCTGATTCAAGAGTACCGAAATACCAACAAATCGTAAACTCAATAACAGAGAATATTGAGAAGGATTATTACATAATAGGCGAAAAAATCCCCTCTATTAATGAAATCAGTGAAGAGCTGTACCTATCCCGTGACACGGTAGAAAAGGCTTACAACCTGCTAAAAAAGAGGAAAGTTATAGTTTCGGTAAAGGGCAAGGGTTATTATGTGGCAAAAAACGTTTCTCACAAACAATTAAAAGTACTTTTTTTAATCAATAAGTTAAGCAATTACAAATTACAGATCTATAATTCATTTATTTCAAGTTTGGGCAGTGATGCGAGTATAGAACTGAAGCTCTACCACTGCGATGCCGATATCTTATATAATCTCTTGCAGGAAAACAAGGATGCTTTTGACTACTATATTGTCATGCCTCATTTCAAAGATGAAAACAACCAACATCAGAGTGGAAATGACAGGGTGATCACTGCATTGAAAGAAATACCTAAAGACAAACTTATCCTGATGGACAATCATATCCCCGCACTAGGGGAAGAAGTGGCTGCAATCTACCAGGATTTCAAATCTGACATGTATGATGCTATGGAGGAGGGAATTGAAAAATTAAAAAAGTATGAGAAAATCATCCTAGTATATCCGGAAAACGAGGTGTACCCTTATCCCCAAGAATTAAAAAACGGTTTTATACAATTTTGCAGATGCCATGATTTCGAGTTTGAGGTGATCTCTACCATATACCCGGAAATGGAATTTGGACGTTCTGATGCCTACATCACCATAGAAGAAAATGACCTGGTGAGTCTTATAGAACAGGTCAGGGAACATAATCTGGAATTGGGAAAAGATATAGGGATCATTTCTTATAATGAAACGCCCTTAAAAAAACTATTGGGTATCACGGTAATGTCCACCAATTTCAAGGCTATGGGAGAAACAGCCGCCTACATGATCAAGCGCAAAAAAACAGATGTAGTCCGAAATGTTTTCAATTTTATAGACAGAGGCTCTGTATAA
- a CDS encoding MGH1-like glycoside hydrolase domain-containing protein — translation MNFRLTVYLLIAALSCYACQEKPADSYGPAVLDAEDFKFHVDYFNSMEDENIRQAIPNEESWAWMEENIPLFECPQKNFQEIYYYRWWSLRKHIKETPKGYVMTEFLVDRPYADEYNMISCALGHHIYESRWLHNTEYLHDYVHVWFRGNEGAPMAKLRSFSSWTADALYNKYLVDNDKEFLLNMYPDLRKEYFAWEADRRLPSGLFWQHDVKDGMEESLSGGRRVQNARPTINSYMYGNAKAMAKIAQMLTIPEDQTLFSAKADTLKILVEENLWNPESAFFETLTPEGEFAGVREAIGFIPWYFNLPEIGHEAAWEQVKDKGGFLAPFGLTTAECRHPDFRSHGCCSCEWDGAIWPFATSQTMTAMANVLNDYQQEVVDKNDYFQLFNLYVESQYYRGRPYIGEYLDEKTGFWLKGDQERSRYYNHSTFNDMLISGLVGLRPRADDTIEVNPLIPEGKWDWFCLDNVSYQGDILTIIWDESGEKYKLGKGMRVLRNGEEIATSPRLEKILVEGQGE, via the coding sequence ATGAATTTTAGATTAACTGTATATCTACTGATAGCCGCACTATCATGCTATGCTTGCCAAGAAAAACCAGCCGATTCATATGGCCCTGCTGTATTGGATGCTGAGGATTTTAAGTTTCATGTTGATTACTTCAATAGCATGGAGGATGAAAATATCCGGCAAGCCATTCCCAATGAGGAATCATGGGCCTGGATGGAGGAGAATATCCCTTTGTTCGAATGCCCTCAGAAGAATTTCCAGGAGATATATTATTACCGTTGGTGGTCATTGCGAAAACATATCAAAGAAACCCCCAAGGGCTACGTTATGACCGAGTTCCTGGTAGATAGACCCTATGCTGATGAATACAATATGATCAGTTGTGCATTGGGACATCATATCTATGAGTCGAGATGGCTGCACAATACGGAATATCTGCATGACTATGTCCACGTATGGTTTAGGGGAAATGAAGGTGCTCCTATGGCTAAACTCCGTTCCTTCAGCAGCTGGACAGCGGATGCTTTGTACAACAAATATTTAGTAGATAATGACAAGGAGTTTTTATTGAATATGTACCCAGACTTGCGGAAAGAGTATTTTGCCTGGGAAGCTGACAGGAGATTGCCTTCAGGGTTGTTTTGGCAGCATGATGTCAAAGATGGCATGGAAGAGTCCCTGAGTGGTGGTAGAAGGGTTCAAAATGCCCGTCCGACTATCAATAGCTACATGTATGGAAATGCAAAAGCGATGGCGAAAATCGCTCAGATGCTTACTATTCCAGAAGATCAGACATTGTTCAGTGCCAAAGCTGACACATTGAAAATCCTTGTGGAAGAAAATCTTTGGAATCCTGAGTCTGCGTTTTTCGAGACTTTGACGCCTGAAGGAGAGTTTGCAGGTGTGCGGGAAGCGATTGGGTTTATCCCTTGGTATTTTAACCTTCCGGAAATTGGCCATGAAGCTGCCTGGGAACAAGTAAAGGATAAAGGTGGATTTTTGGCACCTTTTGGACTGACCACAGCAGAATGCAGGCATCCCGACTTCCGGTCGCATGGTTGCTGCAGCTGCGAATGGGATGGGGCAATTTGGCCTTTTGCCACCAGCCAGACCATGACTGCCATGGCAAATGTGCTTAATGATTATCAGCAGGAAGTAGTTGATAAAAATGATTATTTCCAGTTATTCAACCTTTATGTAGAATCCCAATACTATAGGGGGAGACCCTACATTGGGGAGTATTTGGATGAAAAGACAGGTTTTTGGTTAAAAGGAGACCAAGAGAGAAGCCGGTACTATAATCATTCCACCTTCAATGACATGCTGATCTCAGGATTGGTAGGTTTGAGACCAAGGGCTGATGATACGATTGAAGTCAACCCATTGATTCCAGAAGGGAAATGGGATTGGTTTTGCCTGGATAATGTTTCCTACCAAGGAGATATCCTAACCATCATTTGGGATGAGTCAGGTGAAAAATACAAACTGGGAAAAGGTATGAGGGTTTTGAGAAACGGAGAAGAAATAGCAACGTCCCCTCGCCTTGAAAAGATCCTCGTGGAAGGGCAGGGAGAATAA